The following are from one region of the Pocillopora verrucosa isolate sample1 chromosome 3, ASM3666991v2, whole genome shotgun sequence genome:
- the LOC131772371 gene encoding forkhead box protein E4-like has product MMSDSLVKTRKAGRRADQPKPPHSYIALITTAILSSPRKKLTLTEINEHLVENYEFFRGSYRGWKNSVRHNLSFNKCFVKILKDPSRPWGKDNYWTVLLDSLEEYVSEDGNFRRRRKRQPKVKEKAYLDGRESKVHARDAIGKTLKSGVDNNPHIKSNPEVYSQGKGNIDLDRFSIDRLLRNENRVRNDERFGHQMLAGVKSRLQGSIGQGFDHPSILDYQHDVWERRVSAFPDQPRYLGQNTPFGPPSWIHVDSSHQNKSFYPYLPRTQAVTYPYCI; this is encoded by the exons ATGATGTCCGACAGTTTGGTAAAGACCAGAAAGGCCGGCCGCAGAGCTGATCAACCCAAGCCCCCCCACTCGTATATTGCACTGATAACAACAGCGATCCTCAGCTCACCGAGAAAGAAGTTAACGCTCACTGAGATCAACGAGCACTTGGTGGAGAACTACGAGTTTTTCCGCGGATCTTACCGGGGCTGGAAGAACTCGGTACGACATAATCTGTCGTTTAATAAGtgctttgtaaaaattttgaaggatCCGTCGCGGCCTTGGGGAAAGGATAATTACTGGACAGTGCTGCTTGATTCGTTAGAAGAATATGTCAGCGAAGATGGCAAtttcagaagaagaagaaagcgtCAACCAAAAGTGAAAGAGAAGGCTTACTTAGACGGACGCGAAAGCAAAGTACATGCACGAGACGCTATCGGCAAGACGTTAAAATCTGGCGTTGATAACAACCCCCATATTAAGTCCAACCCAGAAGTATATTCACAGGGCAAGGGAAATATCGATCTTGACAGGTTCTCCATAGACAGATTGTTGAGGAATGAAAACAGAGTTCGAAACGACGAAAGGTTTGGTCATCAGATGCTTGCTGGCGTCAAATCAAGATTGCAAG GAAGTATAGGGCAGGGATTTGATCATCCAAGCATTCTAGACTATCAACACGATGTATGGGAACGAAGAGTCAGTGCCTTCCCTGACCAGCCGCGCTACCTTGGACAGAACACGCCCTTCggtccgccatcttggattcaCGTGGACTCGTCTCatcaaaacaaaagtttttatCCCTATCTTCCCAGAACCCAAGCTGTAACATATCCTTATTGTATTTGA